From a single Candidatus Defluviilinea gracilis genomic region:
- a CDS encoding sulfotransferase domain-containing protein, whose translation MRLKSFARSIIYQSEKLVQRIRFSAQPTNLPILLGISFPKSGTHLLDQILLGFSNVAPYAKRLHSFYAEYEGESGVKRAPEQSLRWLDSLSPRDVASAHLFARPEAIARVSSPKFIPYFIFRDPRDVVVSHVFYVTEMEKNHVHHAYYQSLPDFDSRLKVSILGRPDAGIEFPNIAERFAPYMDWLNHPEVLSIHFEDLINDRAATLTRILDHFLTRIPLQTPRKLILDSLESSINPSRSPTFRSGKTGEWKKYFTDEHKKIFDDVAGDLLMKLGYEI comes from the coding sequence ATGCGTTTGAAATCATTTGCTCGTTCCATTATCTATCAATCTGAAAAGTTAGTTCAGCGAATTCGGTTTTCAGCTCAACCAACCAACCTGCCCATCCTCCTCGGCATCTCCTTCCCCAAAAGCGGAACGCACTTGCTCGATCAAATTTTGCTCGGCTTCTCGAATGTCGCGCCGTATGCGAAGCGATTGCATTCGTTCTATGCCGAATACGAAGGCGAAAGCGGAGTCAAGCGCGCGCCTGAGCAGTCGCTTCGTTGGCTTGATTCACTCAGTCCGCGTGATGTGGCGTCGGCGCATCTCTTTGCGCGACCCGAAGCGATTGCGCGCGTGAGTTCGCCGAAATTTATTCCCTACTTCATCTTTCGCGATCCGCGCGATGTGGTGGTCTCGCATGTGTTTTACGTCACCGAGATGGAAAAGAATCACGTCCATCACGCATACTATCAGTCGCTTCCCGATTTTGATTCGCGCCTCAAGGTCAGCATTTTGGGCAGACCAGACGCGGGCATTGAATTCCCGAACATCGCCGAACGCTTCGCTCCTTACATGGATTGGTTGAATCACCCCGAAGTCCTTTCCATCCACTTTGAGGATTTGATTAACGACCGCGCCGCGACTCTGACTCGCATTCTGGATCATTTCCTCACCCGCATCCCGCTTCAGACGCCCCGCAAGTTGATCCTCGACTCTTTGGAATCCTCCATCAACCCCAGCCGTTCTCCCACCTTCCGTTCGGGGAAAACAGGCGAATGGAAAAAATATTTTACCGATGAGCACAAGAAGATTTTCGATGATGTGGCAGGCGATTTGCTGATGAAATTAGGATATGAAATCTAG
- a CDS encoding glycosyltransferase family 2 protein, which yields MNCSIVIRAYNEEKHIGRLLEGIKQQTLNDVEIILVDSGSTDATVSIAESFGAWIVRIAAGEFTFGRSLNFGVREATREFVVIASAHVYPVYPDWLESLLRPFEDEKVALTYGKQRGPDSAKYSEQQIFHRWYPDASDSNQPTAFCNNANAAIRKSLWETHPYDETLTGLEDLAWAKWTKEQGYKIAYTAEAEIVHIHDETPRGVFNRYRREAMAFKRIYPEAHFNAYDFVRLTLTNIFSDLWHAARERVLWKNFASIFWFRLMQFHGTRMGHRETSLVTPQLRETFYYARERKRKEESERGVEPIRYG from the coding sequence ATGAACTGCTCCATCGTCATCCGCGCGTATAACGAAGAGAAACACATCGGGCGTTTGCTGGAGGGGATCAAACAGCAGACTTTGAACGATGTGGAGATCATCCTCGTCGATTCAGGTTCGACGGATGCGACTGTTTCCATTGCCGAGTCGTTCGGCGCGTGGATCGTGCGAATCGCTGCGGGGGAGTTCACGTTTGGGAGGTCGCTCAACTTCGGGGTCCGCGAAGCGACGCGTGAATTTGTCGTCATCGCCAGCGCGCATGTGTATCCCGTGTATCCCGATTGGCTGGAGTCGTTGTTGCGTCCGTTCGAGGATGAGAAGGTCGCGCTCACGTACGGCAAACAGCGCGGACCCGACTCGGCAAAATATTCGGAACAGCAGATCTTTCATCGGTGGTATCCCGATGCGAGCGACTCGAATCAACCAACTGCTTTTTGTAACAATGCCAATGCCGCGATTCGGAAAAGTTTGTGGGAGACGCATCCCTATGATGAAACATTGACGGGACTCGAAGATTTAGCTTGGGCGAAGTGGACTAAGGAACAGGGATATAAGATTGCCTACACTGCCGAAGCGGAGATCGTTCACATCCACGATGAAACGCCGCGCGGTGTGTTCAACCGTTACCGCCGCGAAGCGATGGCGTTCAAACGGATTTACCCCGAAGCGCATTTCAACGCGTATGATTTTGTTCGTTTGACGCTCACAAACATTTTCAGCGACCTGTGGCACGCGGCGCGTGAACGAGTGTTATGGAAGAATTTCGCTTCGATATTTTGGTTCCGCTTGATGCAATTTCACGGCACGCGCATGGGTCACCGCGAGACGAGTCTGGTCACGCCGCAGTTGCGCGAGACGTTTTATTATGCGAGGGAACGAAAGAGGAAAGAGGAAAGCGAGAGGGGAGTAGAACCGATTCGGTATGGTTAG
- a CDS encoding helix-turn-helix domain-containing protein has product MRKVGSLHSFDKLKLLADSRRMDILRLLMASPATLTHLARTMKQSPAWIRHHILALESAELVEVGEIRKTGKVTEKFYRAKADALFLREIVLPKTQKPAIVFSGSHDLALEGIADHLEKHVSILSLPVGSLDGLVNLRQGLCQISGSHLLDESGEYNTPFVRHVFPDREVEIVTLAYRTQGLMLADGNPKRIKKLVDIANPSIHFVNRNSGSGTRLWFDAELKRLKIPVEKIGGYNNEVKTHTEAAALIANGKADVSLGLQAAAHQASLDFIPLFEERYDLVLPRQNEKLLAPLLDHLQTVSFRNDLNALTGYNSAHSGEQVL; this is encoded by the coding sequence ATGCGAAAAGTTGGCTCGCTCCATTCATTCGACAAACTCAAACTCCTTGCGGATTCCCGCCGCATGGATATTTTGCGGTTGCTCATGGCTTCGCCCGCCACGCTCACGCATCTCGCGCGGACGATGAAGCAGTCTCCCGCCTGGATTCGGCATCACATCCTCGCGCTCGAATCGGCGGAACTTGTCGAAGTTGGCGAGATCCGCAAAACGGGCAAAGTGACCGAGAAGTTCTATCGCGCCAAAGCGGATGCCTTGTTCTTGCGGGAGATCGTTCTCCCGAAAACTCAAAAGCCCGCAATCGTTTTTTCGGGGAGTCATGACCTTGCGCTCGAAGGGATTGCCGATCATCTTGAAAAGCATGTTTCGATCTTGAGTTTGCCTGTCGGGTCGCTGGATGGATTGGTGAATCTGCGGCAAGGACTGTGTCAGATCAGCGGCTCGCATCTCCTCGATGAAAGCGGCGAATACAACACCCCGTTCGTTCGCCATGTATTCCCCGACCGCGAGGTGGAAATCGTCACACTGGCGTACCGCACACAGGGTCTCATGCTTGCGGACGGAAACCCAAAACGGATCAAGAAGCTTGTCGATATTGCCAACCCTTCGATCCATTTTGTCAATCGGAATTCCGGTTCGGGAACTCGTCTGTGGTTCGACGCCGAGTTGAAGAGGCTCAAAATTCCCGTTGAAAAAATCGGCGGATACAACAATGAAGTAAAGACGCATACCGAAGCCGCCGCATTGATTGCCAATGGCAAAGCGGATGTGTCGCTTGGCTTGCAAGCCGCCGCGCATCAAGCCAGCCTTGATTTTATTCCGCTGTTCGAAGAACGCTATGATCTTGTTTTGCCGCGCCAGAATGAAAAATTGCTGGCGCCCCTGCTCGATCATTTGCAAACCGTCTCATTTCGCAATGATTTAAACGCGCTCACTGGCTACAACTCCGCGCATAGCGGGGAGCAAGTTCTATAG
- a CDS encoding substrate-binding domain-containing protein, whose amino-acid sequence MKRILPILLILFLLATACSPKSAAPANPNLILATTTSTQDSGLLDVLIPMFEAESGYTVQTVAVGSGQAMKMGEEGNADVLLVHAPKSEVEFMTNGFGKDRALVMHNDFIIVGPAADPAGIKGKPVVDALKAISAGSAEFVSRGDDSGTHKAELNLWKKAEYDPKAAAPAWYLESGQGMGATLTIASEKGAYTMTDRATYLANKDNLDLEILVEGDNALLNVYHVITINPEQWDKVNYDGALAFLNFMIASSTQEVIGKFGVDTYGQPLFYPDADKTDADLGL is encoded by the coding sequence ATGAAACGAATTCTCCCAATTCTCTTAATTCTCTTTCTGTTGGCAACTGCCTGCTCGCCGAAGTCCGCCGCGCCAGCCAACCCGAACTTGATCCTGGCAACCACCACCTCCACGCAGGATTCGGGTCTGCTCGACGTGTTGATCCCGATGTTCGAAGCCGAATCAGGTTACACCGTCCAGACTGTGGCGGTGGGGTCGGGTCAGGCGATGAAGATGGGTGAGGAAGGCAACGCGGATGTCCTGCTCGTCCACGCGCCGAAATCTGAAGTGGAATTCATGACAAACGGATTCGGCAAGGACCGCGCGCTCGTCATGCATAACGATTTCATCATCGTCGGTCCCGCGGCGGACCCGGCGGGCATCAAAGGCAAGCCTGTGGTGGACGCGTTGAAAGCGATTAGCGCGGGGAGCGCGGAGTTTGTTTCGCGCGGCGACGATTCTGGCACGCACAAAGCCGAATTGAATTTGTGGAAGAAAGCCGAATACGATCCCAAAGCCGCCGCGCCCGCGTGGTATCTTGAATCGGGACAGGGCATGGGCGCCACGTTGACGATCGCCTCTGAAAAAGGCGCGTACACCATGACCGATCGCGCGACCTATCTCGCCAACAAGGACAATCTGGATTTGGAGATTCTCGTCGAGGGCGACAACGCGTTGTTGAATGTGTATCACGTGATCACAATCAACCCCGAACAATGGGATAAGGTAAATTACGACGGCGCGCTGGCGTTTCTGAATTTTATGATCGCATCGTCCACACAAGAGGTCATTGGGAAATTTGGCGTTGACACATACGGCCAGCCGTTGTTCTATCCCGATGCCGATAAGACCGACGCGGATCTGGGTCTGTAA